The Lewinellaceae bacterium genome has a segment encoding these proteins:
- a CDS encoding glycosyltransferase family 4 protein, with product MIHFVHLTSQPGGIEVLLPKIIENLSEKAIQCFVVRPPLDGQANVYEGKDITLLYGSHKNRKAVWKLWKYARSHQNELFHVFNIGPLNLLILRLAGVKKLIYSVHGTIYWKNAWEKQIRKPFWKLALSKNYRVIANSRYSRDCFRQAMAYKKEILVVYNPFSSDTFHPIEKKVNGPLKISYCGRLAPGKNILQWLEVAAKIHSQNIGVQFFIYGSGPLEKSLQKYVKDLELMEVIHFMGYRKNIAEAYQSADMMLFISEYESFGNVAVESILCGTPIIVSDIPSMREIFEHYPEFIVPLDDTLQENILSKIGQFPKMKAATLKARAEFKDRFGQEQHIATLEQLYASFN from the coding sequence ATGATACACTTTGTACATCTTACTTCCCAGCCGGGCGGGATTGAAGTCCTGCTTCCCAAAATAATCGAAAATTTATCTGAGAAAGCCATTCAATGCTTTGTGGTCAGGCCCCCCTTGGATGGTCAAGCAAACGTGTATGAAGGCAAGGATATCACTCTTTTATACGGAAGTCATAAAAACAGAAAGGCGGTTTGGAAACTATGGAAATATGCCCGGAGCCATCAAAACGAGCTCTTTCACGTCTTTAACATAGGGCCGCTCAACCTGCTGATACTGAGATTGGCTGGTGTTAAAAAACTTATATATTCTGTTCACGGAACCATATACTGGAAAAATGCCTGGGAAAAACAAATCCGAAAACCATTCTGGAAGCTGGCCCTGAGCAAAAATTACAGGGTAATAGCCAATTCCCGGTATAGCCGGGACTGTTTCAGACAAGCCATGGCCTATAAAAAAGAAATTTTGGTGGTTTATAATCCTTTTTCTTCTGATACTTTTCATCCCATTGAAAAAAAAGTGAATGGGCCGCTAAAGATCAGCTACTGCGGTCGGCTGGCTCCGGGAAAAAACATATTGCAATGGCTGGAAGTGGCAGCTAAAATTCATTCACAAAACATTGGTGTTCAGTTTTTTATTTACGGATCGGGCCCGCTTGAAAAATCACTGCAAAAGTATGTCAAAGATTTGGAATTAATGGAGGTGATCCACTTCATGGGCTATAGGAAAAATATTGCCGAAGCTTACCAATCCGCAGATATGATGCTCTTCATTTCTGAATACGAATCTTTTGGGAATGTTGCTGTAGAAAGCATTCTTTGTGGAACCCCGATAATTGTTTCGGATATCCCGAGTATGCGGGAAATTTTTGAGCACTACCCGGAATTTATCGTTCCCCTGGATGATACACTGCAAGAAAACATTTTGTCGAAAATTGGGCAATTCCCGAAAATGAAAGCCGCCACCCTAAAGGCCAGAGCGGAATTTAAGGATCGCTTTGGGCAAGAACAACATATTGCCACCCTTGAACAATTATATGCCTCATTCAATTAA
- a CDS encoding glycosyltransferase family 1 protein, producing the protein MKVLFFVPERYSLFHSFKEIFKVWEAEVYPIDFNATLKKWEIQFNVQVFRLPNKWRVRWETYFMDKINRYYRQVYDRRLPDLVFIYNNEMLLPETLEYFKRKSKIAFFLGDHPLYTSLNRYYLSLLNYADAIFAPDTFWVSQLKKMGLKNVHFFQAGIPSSHYYEKQLSEVSYQKLKSEILYVGMCYTDNWGYKKAKFLNYFSDHDLQIHGNRHWERWFSFFPNLEPHFRLKSQYYNTDYLNDLLNATKIVPVDGNPGLINGVHIRLYEALGSGALPLLEWQNDLDEIFPAHAELPAPKSYDEINEITRFYLQNEADRKEKVAWMKKIITEKYSPKNNAHQMFKALGYE; encoded by the coding sequence ATGAAAGTCCTTTTTTTTGTCCCGGAACGCTATAGTCTTTTTCATTCCTTTAAAGAAATATTCAAGGTTTGGGAGGCTGAGGTATATCCGATTGATTTTAATGCCACCCTGAAAAAATGGGAGATTCAATTCAACGTCCAGGTTTTTCGGCTGCCCAATAAATGGCGAGTCCGCTGGGAAACTTACTTTATGGATAAAATCAACCGCTATTACAGGCAAGTTTACGACCGCCGGCTTCCTGACCTGGTTTTTATATACAATAACGAAATGTTGCTTCCGGAAACGTTGGAATATTTTAAGCGAAAATCAAAAATCGCATTTTTCCTGGGCGACCATCCGCTTTACACTTCGCTCAACCGGTATTACTTGTCCTTGTTGAATTATGCCGATGCCATTTTTGCCCCCGACACTTTTTGGGTCAGTCAGCTCAAAAAAATGGGATTGAAAAACGTCCATTTTTTCCAGGCAGGAATTCCTTCCAGCCATTATTATGAGAAACAACTTTCTGAAGTTTCTTACCAAAAATTAAAATCAGAAATTCTTTATGTAGGAATGTGTTACACCGACAATTGGGGTTATAAAAAAGCAAAATTCTTAAATTATTTTTCAGACCATGACCTGCAAATCCATGGCAACCGACACTGGGAAAGGTGGTTTTCTTTTTTTCCCAATCTGGAGCCGCATTTCAGACTCAAAAGCCAATATTATAACACAGACTATCTCAATGATCTCCTTAATGCTACTAAAATAGTTCCTGTGGATGGCAACCCAGGGCTTATTAACGGGGTGCATATCAGGTTATACGAAGCATTGGGATCAGGTGCGCTTCCTTTGCTGGAATGGCAAAATGATCTTGACGAAATATTTCCGGCTCACGCTGAGCTTCCGGCCCCAAAATCTTACGATGAAATAAATGAAATAACCCGATTTTACCTGCAAAACGAAGCCGATCGAAAAGAAAAAGTAGCCTGGATGAAAAAAATCATTACCGAAAAATATTCTCCGAAAAACAATGCCCATCAAATGTTTAAGGCGCTTGGTTATGAATAG
- a CDS encoding GNAT family N-acetyltransferase codes for MFKYKELAFRAIERKDLESLRLLHNDPDTFLNLASIDFIDEPGQEAWWQNLHHQKNDKRYVIVKADDHSFILGRLRIQHLDFQNNNCEVGLDIMPGMRRMGYGQKAYEMLLYFLFNHYNMNLVYLRVADFNTGSYDLYRKLGFEETGRFPQYFFRHGKYWDYVLMSLTASAYFKKVSDLSSHL; via the coding sequence ATGTTTAAGTATAAGGAACTGGCTTTTCGAGCCATTGAAAGAAAAGACCTGGAATCCCTGAGATTATTGCATAATGATCCAGACACTTTCCTTAACCTGGCTTCCATCGATTTTATAGATGAGCCTGGACAGGAAGCATGGTGGCAAAATTTACATCACCAAAAAAATGACAAAAGATACGTAATTGTGAAGGCAGATGACCATTCTTTTATCCTGGGCCGATTGCGAATTCAACACCTCGATTTCCAAAATAACAATTGTGAGGTTGGACTGGACATCATGCCCGGGATGAGAAGAATGGGTTATGGACAAAAGGCTTATGAAATGCTCCTCTACTTCCTTTTTAATCATTACAATATGAACCTGGTTTACTTAAGGGTTGCCGACTTTAACACCGGTTCCTATGATCTTTACCGGAAATTAGGATTTGAGGAAACCGGCCGGTTTCCCCAATACTTTTTCAGGCACGGTAAATATTGGGACTATGTATTGATGAGCCTGACTGCTTCTGCATACTTTAAAAAAGTCAGCGATCTCTCATCTCACTTATGA
- a CDS encoding DegT/DnrJ/EryC1/StrS aminotransferase family protein, translated as MIFTDSTLAIEGGKPVSERPIPIHKPSIIENDITAVSEALRSTFVSGDGPACRLFEKRLSEFLGVKHVLFLNSCTSALDLAFMVKTFPENSEVIIPNFTYTSTALGPILNHLNVRLADVNPDNGNLDVEKLESYITARTVAICPVDYAGNPAEMDEINAIAKKYGLYVVHDTAQSIGAKYKGKYTGHQAVVSTFSFHGTKNMTTGEGGALVTNDDDIADRVKIMREKGTDKYAFLSDSHRQGYYQYVDKGNSYVQSNINGALGITQLSRLEEMNARRKEIASYYISNLSGIDGLEFPKVTAEAETNWHLFGLLVPPGKLNWIMEALQAEGIMANVHYTPLHRNRYYRHLGTDLDFPGSVHFFKRFLRIPIYPSLSNSEMERVTEAVLKVFENV; from the coding sequence ATGATCTTTACAGATTCCACACTTGCCATCGAAGGAGGAAAGCCTGTTTCTGAAAGGCCCATCCCCATTCATAAACCCTCTATCATTGAAAACGATATAACGGCCGTTTCTGAAGCGCTACGCAGCACCTTCGTCAGCGGGGATGGCCCGGCCTGCCGCCTTTTCGAAAAAAGACTCAGTGAATTTCTTGGCGTAAAACATGTGTTATTCCTCAATTCCTGCACTTCAGCGCTTGACCTGGCCTTCATGGTGAAAACTTTCCCGGAAAACAGCGAGGTGATCATCCCGAACTTCACCTACACCAGTACAGCCCTGGGGCCAATACTCAATCACTTAAATGTCAGGCTCGCAGATGTAAACCCGGATAACGGCAACCTGGATGTGGAAAAACTCGAATCCTATATTACCGCCAGAACCGTCGCTATTTGTCCTGTCGATTATGCTGGCAACCCTGCAGAAATGGATGAGATAAACGCCATTGCCAAAAAATATGGCCTTTATGTAGTGCATGATACCGCCCAATCCATTGGGGCAAAATACAAAGGAAAATATACCGGCCACCAGGCTGTTGTCAGCACCTTCTCCTTTCATGGCACCAAAAATATGACCACAGGGGAAGGAGGTGCCCTTGTGACCAACGATGATGACATTGCAGACAGGGTAAAAATCATGCGGGAAAAAGGTACGGATAAATATGCTTTTCTATCGGATAGTCATCGACAGGGATATTATCAATACGTTGATAAAGGGAACAGTTACGTACAGTCCAATATCAACGGGGCGCTTGGCATCACCCAACTTTCACGCCTGGAGGAAATGAACGCCCGTAGAAAAGAAATTGCCTCCTATTATATTTCAAATTTATCAGGCATTGATGGGCTGGAATTTCCCAAAGTTACAGCGGAGGCTGAAACCAACTGGCACCTTTTTGGTCTATTGGTGCCTCCGGGTAAACTAAATTGGATCATGGAGGCGCTACAGGCAGAAGGAATCATGGCCAATGTTCACTACACTCCACTCCATCGCAACAGATATTACCGTCACCTGGGAACAGACCTGGATTTCCCGGGTTCGGTTCATTTTTTTAAGCGCTTTTTGAGAATTCCGATCTACCCTTCTTTATCAAATTCCGAAATGGAACGGGTGACCGAAGCTGTATTAAAAGTATTTGAAAATGTTTAA